From the Streptomonospora nanhaiensis genome, the window GCGGCGCTCGGCCCAGGCGGTGAACGCCCAGCGCAGCGCGGGCCGGGTGAAGGGCAGGGCGAGCAGGGCACCCAGCGCGCCGGTGACGAACCCGGGGATGATCAGCAGGACGCCGCCCACGAGCAGCATGAGGGTGTCGAGCAGGCTGCCCTTGGGGGGCTGGCCGGTGCGCATGGCGCGGTCGGCCTCGCGGAAGGTGGTGGTGCCGGCGCGGCGCAGCACGAGCACGCCGGCGGTGCTCAGCGCGAACAGCGCGGCGATGGTCCAGGCCACACCGATCTGCTGGCCGACCAGGATCATCAGCCAGATCTCCAGGAAGGGCAGCGCCATCAGGGCGATGACGATCAGCAGCGGCATGGGCACCATCCTCGATCGGTTCCGCTCACCTGTGGGCACAACGCCCCGCCGCCGGGGATCGTTCCCCCGGCCGGCTCAGGCGCGGGCGCGGCGGGCCCGCACGGCGGCGGCGACGACGGCGCCCAGCGCCAGCAGGCTCAGCGCGGCCTCGGGCAGCGCGCCCAGCCGGGTGGCGGGGGTCAGCCCGCTCATGGCCGGAAGCTCGGCGACGTGGCGGGCGGGTTCGGCCTCGGGCGAGCGGTAGGCGACCTCACCGCCGGCGGTCACCACCGCGCTGAGGCCGCTGGTGGCGGCGACCACGGCGGGCCGCCCGTGCTCGACGGCGCGCAGCCGGGTGATGGCGAGCTGCTGGTGGGTCTGGCCGGTGAAGTTGTAGTTGGCGTTGTTGGTCGGCACCGCGATGATCTGGCCGCCTTCGGCCACCGACTCGCGGACCGGCAGGTCGAAGGCGATGTCGAAGCAGATGGCGGTGGCCACGGTCGTGCCGCCCAGGCGCAGCGCGCCGGGCTCGTCGCCGGGCACGGCGTCGCTGCCGATCTGCTCCAGGCGCTGCACGAACCGGGTGAAGAAGTCGCGGTAGGGGATGTACTCGCCGAAGGGCACCAGGTAGCGCTTGGTGTAGTGGTCGACCGGCCCCTCACGGGGGTCCCACACCACGCTGCGGATCTCCCGCTCGGAGCCGTCGGGGCTGTAGCGGGCGGTGCCGAACAGCAGCGGAGCGCCGATGTCGCGGGCGGCCTCGTCGACCAGTTCGGCGGCGGCGGGGTCGGTGTAGAGGTCGATGTCGCTGGCGTTCTCGGGCAGCACCACCAGGTCGGGCTGCGGCGCCCGGCCGGCGTCGACGTCCTCGGCCAGCAGGTGGACCTGCTCGACGTGGTTGCGCAGGACCTGCATGCGCTCGCCCAGGACGCTCATCTGGCCCACTCCGGGCACGTTGCCCTGGATGAGGGCGACGGTGGCGGTGTGGTCGACCGCCGGGGCGGTCAGCGGTGGCCAGGCCAGGCCGGCGGCGGCCACGGCCAGCGCCGCGCCCACCGCGGCGGCGGCGCCGGGCAGCCCGGAGCGGCCGGGCCGGGCGGCGCGCAGCGCCGCCCACAGCAGCAGTCCGCCCGCCAGCGCGACGGCGAAGGTCACCAGGGCCGAGGACCCCAGCGCGGCGTAGCCGGTGAACGGGGTGTCGGGCTGGGCGTAGGCGAGCTTGCCCCAGGCGAACCCGCCCAGGGGGAAGCGGGCGCGGACGGCCTCCTGCAGCACCCACACCGCGGCGGTCCACACCGGCCAGCCGGGCAGCCGCATCACCAGTGCCAGGCCCATGGCCATGGGCGCGTAGTACACGGACAGGGCGGCGGCGATGACCAGCCAGACGTCGGCGCCGAAGACGTCCTGCCAGCGCAGGAGCGGCACCATGAGCGCGGCGCCGCTGAGCAGGCCCAGCCAGGCGGCGCGGCGCACGCGGGTGTTGCGTACGGCCAGCGCCAGCAGGGCCGCGCTCAGCGGGCCGAGCCACCACAGCCCGTAGGGCTCCAGTGCGAGCAGCTGGCACAGCCCGGCGGCGACCGCGGCGGCGGCCCGCCAGAGTGCGCCCAGGCGCCTGCGCCGTGAGGGGGTGCCGACCGCCGAGGGTGGGGCGGTGCGCGTGTCCTCGTTCGCCTGCTGGGCGTCTTCGGCAACCACGCCTGGCTCGCTTTCTGCTGATGGGGGGACGCGGAAAAGGCCCGAAAACACCCTTCGGACCGGATCCGTCTCGTCGGCGGCGAGCGCGGAGACCGTTGTCTACTGGATGTTCGGGCCTTCTCCGGGTCCAACCCCCCGCCCGGTCGCGGAACCCCGGTCCTTGCCGCGCCTCCGACCGCACCTGGTGCGTGGTGCGACGTCCGGCGAGCCAACAACCGGACCGCTCGACCGGTCCGTCCAGTGCTGGACTGGTCTGTAGATTACCCAGACTCCCGGTCGTGCGCCGCAACCCCCGGCCGACGTGTCGGCGGCGGGAAACTCCCCGCTCAGGCGGCTGCGGGCACGGCACAACGGCCGGTGCCGGATATCCGCCGCCAGGCTAACGCACCCACCCCGGCCACGCCAGTCGGCCCCCGCCCCGACGCGGCGCGCTGCACACGCGCCCGAAACCACCCCGTCTCACCATGCGGACGGTATCGGATCGAAACAGCGCGAACTATCGACAGAACGGCACCACTGGTGTTCGATATGGACAGCGGATCGATACGAAACGATCAGCCCAGCGGAAATCAGCTCGCTCCCGGGCTTCGGAGCGGGCCCCACGGACACGGGAGCTGTTGCCCCATGGCGAAGATCGTCCTGGACGGCGTCGACAAGGTGTACTCGGGCGGGGTCAAGGCCGTCGACGCGCTGAACCTGGAAATCGAAGACGGCGAGTTCATGGTGCTCGTCGGCCCCTCCGGTTGCGGCAAGTCCACCGCCCTGCGCATGATCGCCGGGCTGGAGGAGATCACCGGCGGCGAGCTGCGCATCGGCGACGAGGTCGTCAACGACCGGCCGCCCAAGGACCGCGACATCGCGATGGTCTTCCAGAACTACGCGCTCTACCCCCACATGACCGTCGAGCAGAACCTCGCCTTCGGTCTCAAGCTGCGCAAGATCGCCAAGCCCGAGATCCAGAAGCGCGTCAACGAGGCCGCCGCGATGCTGGGCCTGGAGCCCTACCTCAAGCGCAAGCCGGCGGCGCTCTCGGGCGGCCAGCGCCAGCGCGTGGCCATGGGCCGCGCCATCGTCCGCGAGCCCCAGGCGTTCCTCATGGACGAGCCGCTGTCCAACCTCGACGCCAAGCTGCGCGTGCAGATGCGCGCCTCCCTCAACCAGCTCCACGAGCGCCTGGGCGTCACCACGGTCTATGTGACCCACGACCAGATCGAGGCCATGACCCTGGGCGACCGCGTGGCGGTGCTGCGCGACGGCCGCCTCCAGCAGGTCGACACCCCCAAGAACCTGTTCGACAACCCGGCCAACCTGTTCGTCGCCGGGTTCATCGGCTCCCCCGCCATGAACTTCGTCTACGCCGAGCTGCAGCAGGACGGCACCGGCGCGGTGCTGAAGTTCGCCGAGCACTCCCTGTCGGTGCCCAGCGCGGTGGTCGACACCAAGCCGGGCCTGCGCGACTACCTGGGCAAGCAGATCATCCTGGGCATCCGCCCCTCCGACTTCGAGGACGCCTCGCTGGCCTCGCGCAACGGCGGCAGCACCATGGACGTCGTCGCCGAGGTCACCGAGGAGCTGGGCACCGAGATCAACGTCATCTTCTCGGTGAACGCCCCGCCGGTCCGCCACGAGGAGGCCGCCGCGCTGGCCGCCGACGCCGCCGGCGACGGCGAGGCGCCCGAGACCGCGCTGCCGCTGAGCGGCGACAAGTCGCTGTTCACCGCCCGCGTGAACCCGCGCAGCGGGGTGCGGCCGGGCACCTCGATCGCGCTGTCGGTCGACGTCACCCAGCTGCACTACTTCGACAAGGAGAGCGGCCTGGCCATCGGCCACCGCTGACCCGCCCCGGGGCGGCCTCCCGCGCGGCGGGCCGCCCCTCCCACACCGCGGCGGGCCCAGGGGGATCCCGGGGCCCGCCGTCGTGTGCGGGGGTCCGGGCGGGCCCGGCCCGCCCGGACCGCTACTTGACCGCGCCGGCCATGACGCCCTGGACGAAGTAGCGCTGGAAGGCGAAGAACACGATCAGCGGCACCACCATCGACAGGAACGCCCCGGCGGCGATCACGTCGATGTTCGCGCCGAACTGCCGCATCTCCGACTGCAGCGCCACGGTCATGGGCTGGCTGGACTCCCCCGCGAACACCAGGGCCACCAGCAGGTCGTTCCACACCCACAGGAACTGGAAGATGCCCAGCGAGGCGATCGCCGGCCCGCCCAGCGGCAGGATCACCCTGCGGAAGATGGTGAACTCCTTGCCGCCGTCCATGCGCGCGGCCTCCAGCAGGTCGCGGGGGATGGCGGCGAAGAAGTTGCGCAGCAGGAAGATCGCGAACGGCAGCCCGAACCCGACGTGGAACAGCACCACGGCCGGGATCGTGCCGTACAGCGGGGTGCCGCCGTACAGGCTGGAGATCGGCACCAGCGCCACCTGCAGCGGCACCACGAGCAGCCCCACCACGCCCAGGAACAGCCAGTCGCGGCCGGGGAACTCCAGCCAGGCGAACGCGTAGGCCGCCAGCGCCGCCACCACCACGATGATCACGGTGGCGGGCACGGTGATCAGCACGGTGTTGGTGAAGGACGCGACGAAGTCCTCGTTGTCCAGCAGGCCCGCGTAGTTCTCCAGGGTGATCTGGGAGGGCTCGGTGAGCACCGTCCACCAGCCCGAGGCGCTGTTGTCCTGGGGCGAGCGCAGGCTGGAGACCAGCAGCCCCAGGGTGGGCACCAGCCAGAACAGCCCGATGACGATGAGCAGCACCTGCGCGGCGCCCGAGCCCAGCCGGGCGACGACGCGCGAGGCCACCGAGCGCCGCGGGGCACCCCCGGCCAGGTCAGGGGCTGCGGCGGTGCCGGGCTCGGTCTGCGTGGTCATGACTCCTCCCGGCGGAAGCGGCGGATCTGGAAGATCATCGCGGGCACGACCAGCACGAGCAGGAACACCGCGAGCGCGCTGCCCAGCCCCTGGTCGTTGACGCCGAAGGAGACTTGCCACATCTCCAGTGCCAGCACGTTGGCGTCGGCCCGCACCGAGCCCGGCGCGATGACGAACACCAGGTCGAAGATCTTCAGGACGTAGATCATGAGCGTCACGAAGACGACCATGAGCACCGGCGAGAGCAGCGGCACGGTGACGCGGCGGAACACCTGCCACTCGGTGGCGCCGTCGACCCGCGCGGCCTCCAGCGCGTCGCGCGGGATGGCCGCCAGCCCGGCGGCGATGAGCACCATGGCGAACCCCGCCCACACCCACAGGTAGGCGGCGATGATGGAGGGCGTGATGAGGGTGGGGCCCAGCCAGTTGAGCCCGTTGTAGGGCTCGGTGAAGTTCTCCGGTGCCAACTGCACCGTGTAGTCGCCCTCGTCCAGGCCGGTGAGGGCGAAGGTGCCGTCGGGTCCGGCCATGGCGGTGGCGCGCAGTTCGCCGTCCATCCACGCCTGCACCTCCATGGCGGGCAGGCCGCTCTCGGAGGGGTCGATGGCGCCCTCCTCGCCGCCCCCGCCGCGGGTGAAGTCCACCCACACGGTGCCGGTGATGGCGTCCGGCCGGGACTCGGCCTCGGCGGCGGGCTCGGCGTCGGCGGGCACCTCGTCGGCGCCCACGCCCACCAGCGGGACCAGCACGGATTCCCCGGGCTGGGCCGAGTCCCGCAGCACGTAGGCGTCCTGGGCCGCCTCCAGGGGGCCCTCCGGGCGCGGCCGGGCGTCGGGGTAGGCCGCGCTGGGCGAGAAGGTGTCGTGGACGGTGGTGATGACGGCGTTGGCCAGGCCGCTCTCGGGGTCCTGCTCGTAGACCAGCCGGAAGATCACGCCGGAGGCCAGGAACGAGATCGCCATCGGCATGAAGATGACGATCTTGAAGGCGGTGGCCCAGCGGATGCGCTCGGTGAGCACCGCGAAGATCAGCCCGGCCACCGTCACCAGGGCCGGCGCCACGACCAGCCAGATCACGTTGTTGCGCAGCGCGATGAAGGTGTCGGGGCGGGTGAACATCCGGACGTAGTTGTCCAGCCCGACGAACTGCAGCCCGGGGGCGTCCCACAGGCTGCGGTACACCGAGAACACGATGGGATAGATGATGTAGGCGCCCAGGAACAGCAGCGCC encodes:
- a CDS encoding FxsA family protein, producing MPLLIVIALMALPFLEIWLMILVGQQIGVAWTIAALFALSTAGVLVLRRAGTTTFREADRAMRTGQPPKGSLLDTLMLLVGGVLLIIPGFVTGALGALLALPFTRPALRWAFTAWAERRIRRLRDSAEAEFVAQGGVVPGPRGEPRAPSGGRVIRGRIVEEGTDQPGTTA
- the lnt gene encoding apolipoprotein N-acyltransferase encodes the protein MVAEDAQQANEDTRTAPPSAVGTPSRRRRLGALWRAAAAVAAGLCQLLALEPYGLWWLGPLSAALLALAVRNTRVRRAAWLGLLSGAALMVPLLRWQDVFGADVWLVIAAALSVYYAPMAMGLALVMRLPGWPVWTAAVWVLQEAVRARFPLGGFAWGKLAYAQPDTPFTGYAALGSSALVTFAVALAGGLLLWAALRAARPGRSGLPGAAAAVGAALAVAAAGLAWPPLTAPAVDHTATVALIQGNVPGVGQMSVLGERMQVLRNHVEQVHLLAEDVDAGRAPQPDLVVLPENASDIDLYTDPAAAELVDEAARDIGAPLLFGTARYSPDGSEREIRSVVWDPREGPVDHYTKRYLVPFGEYIPYRDFFTRFVQRLEQIGSDAVPGDEPGALRLGGTTVATAICFDIAFDLPVRESVAEGGQIIAVPTNNANYNFTGQTHQQLAITRLRAVEHGRPAVVAATSGLSAVVTAGGEVAYRSPEAEPARHVAELPAMSGLTPATRLGALPEAALSLLALGAVVAAAVRARRARA
- a CDS encoding ABC transporter ATP-binding protein codes for the protein MAKIVLDGVDKVYSGGVKAVDALNLEIEDGEFMVLVGPSGCGKSTALRMIAGLEEITGGELRIGDEVVNDRPPKDRDIAMVFQNYALYPHMTVEQNLAFGLKLRKIAKPEIQKRVNEAAAMLGLEPYLKRKPAALSGGQRQRVAMGRAIVREPQAFLMDEPLSNLDAKLRVQMRASLNQLHERLGVTTVYVTHDQIEAMTLGDRVAVLRDGRLQQVDTPKNLFDNPANLFVAGFIGSPAMNFVYAELQQDGTGAVLKFAEHSLSVPSAVVDTKPGLRDYLGKQIILGIRPSDFEDASLASRNGGSTMDVVAEVTEELGTEINVIFSVNAPPVRHEEAAALAADAAGDGEAPETALPLSGDKSLFTARVNPRSGVRPGTSIALSVDVTQLHYFDKESGLAIGHR
- a CDS encoding carbohydrate ABC transporter permease, with amino-acid sequence MTTQTEPGTAAAPDLAGGAPRRSVASRVVARLGSGAAQVLLIVIGLFWLVPTLGLLVSSLRSPQDNSASGWWTVLTEPSQITLENYAGLLDNEDFVASFTNTVLITVPATVIIVVVAALAAYAFAWLEFPGRDWLFLGVVGLLVVPLQVALVPISSLYGGTPLYGTIPAVVLFHVGFGLPFAIFLLRNFFAAIPRDLLEAARMDGGKEFTIFRRVILPLGGPAIASLGIFQFLWVWNDLLVALVFAGESSQPMTVALQSEMRQFGANIDVIAAGAFLSMVVPLIVFFAFQRYFVQGVMAGAVK
- a CDS encoding carbohydrate ABC transporter permease → MTTTDEPSAPGQAGPAGGSGRLGPPPWLALVFLMPALLFLGAYIIYPIVFSVYRSLWDAPGLQFVGLDNYVRMFTRPDTFIALRNNVIWLVVAPALVTVAGLIFAVLTERIRWATAFKIVIFMPMAISFLASGVIFRLVYEQDPESGLANAVITTVHDTFSPSAAYPDARPRPEGPLEAAQDAYVLRDSAQPGESVLVPLVGVGADEVPADAEPAAEAESRPDAITGTVWVDFTRGGGGEEGAIDPSESGLPAMEVQAWMDGELRATAMAGPDGTFALTGLDEGDYTVQLAPENFTEPYNGLNWLGPTLITPSIIAAYLWVWAGFAMVLIAAGLAAIPRDALEAARVDGATEWQVFRRVTVPLLSPVLMVVFVTLMIYVLKIFDLVFVIAPGSVRADANVLALEMWQVSFGVNDQGLGSALAVFLLVLVVPAMIFQIRRFRREES